Proteins encoded together in one Micromonospora kangleipakensis window:
- a CDS encoding DUF6924 domain-containing protein: MAYLPDTHRVPVIRADFSDDALWAQLQEEISKETEKGFGANVEFVEDPRLAGLDVPALVRAFPRAYPHEYNHPVVFVVDAVTVSSPEHPILAIGLNERDAAEPFRVVPGELDSIETNLLISNVDFSEFARAAHRSGGVYRG, encoded by the coding sequence ATGGCCTACCTGCCCGACACGCACCGCGTTCCAGTGATCCGTGCGGATTTCAGCGACGATGCGCTCTGGGCCCAGCTTCAAGAGGAGATCTCCAAGGAGACGGAAAAGGGCTTCGGAGCAAACGTCGAGTTTGTCGAGGATCCGAGGCTGGCCGGCCTCGATGTGCCGGCGCTGGTCCGCGCCTTCCCCCGCGCCTACCCCCACGAGTACAACCATCCGGTGGTGTTCGTCGTCGACGCGGTGACCGTCTCATCGCCGGAACATCCCATCCTCGCCATTGGCCTCAACGAGCGGGACGCCGCAGAGCCGTTCCGGGTCGTGCCCGGAGAGCTGGACTCCATCGAGACCAACCTGTTGATTTCCAACGTGGACTTCTCCGAGTTCGCAAGGGCAGCGCACCGCAGCGGCGGTGTCTACCGGGGCTGA
- a CDS encoding PH domain-containing protein: MPNWVRPYEGDQDDLHTLRYVVAAGMSVAGLFPLCGAASRGLSGAALPAVVLFVVTWEVVLWRVVLVGVYVSDHGIKIRTVLRTRVIPWSQVTRAWAGQAANYDAWQIWVSARDPERELETPIWRRGSRARHRNRVVLPPEEFAAALAALNSRR, from the coding sequence ATGCCGAACTGGGTCCGGCCATACGAAGGCGACCAGGACGATCTCCACACCCTGCGCTACGTCGTCGCCGCCGGGATGTCCGTGGCCGGCCTCTTCCCGCTCTGCGGCGCCGCTTCGAGGGGGCTGTCTGGGGCCGCACTGCCGGCCGTCGTCCTCTTCGTGGTGACGTGGGAGGTCGTGCTGTGGCGGGTGGTGCTGGTCGGCGTCTACGTCAGCGACCACGGCATCAAGATTCGCACGGTGCTCCGTACGCGCGTCATTCCCTGGTCGCAGGTGACCCGCGCCTGGGCAGGCCAGGCCGCCAACTACGACGCCTGGCAGATCTGGGTCTCGGCCCGCGATCCCGAGCGGGAGCTCGAGACACCGATCTGGCGCCGAGGCTCCCGGGCACGCCACCGTAACCGGGTCGTCCTCCCACCCGAGGAGTTCGCCGCAGCCCTGGCCGCCCTCAATTCGCGCCGCTGA
- a CDS encoding class I SAM-dependent methyltransferase translates to MQQEDVWDVNAAQRYDTPGTGMFAPEVLGPTVERLAELAGDGEALEFAVGTGRVAVPLAERGVPVTGIELSPPMIDQLRTKADEATIPVIVGDMATAVAPGKYSLVYLVYNTISNLLTQAEQVACFRNAARHLTPGGRFVIELWVPELRKLPPGQQATVWHSEPGYIGLDTYDVLRQHVVSHHFTFGEGTQAQVFRSPHRYIWPAELDLMAQLTGFELETRHADWAGADFTAESRSHVSVYRIPPRQ, encoded by the coding sequence ATGCAGCAGGAGGACGTCTGGGACGTCAACGCCGCCCAGCGCTATGACACGCCAGGCACCGGTATGTTCGCGCCCGAGGTTCTGGGGCCGACCGTGGAGCGCCTCGCCGAACTCGCAGGCGACGGAGAGGCGCTCGAGTTCGCCGTCGGAACCGGTCGGGTGGCCGTCCCACTCGCCGAGCGAGGGGTGCCCGTCACCGGCATCGAGCTGTCACCTCCCATGATCGACCAGCTGCGAACGAAGGCGGACGAAGCGACGATCCCCGTGATCGTCGGCGATATGGCGACTGCCGTCGCCCCGGGGAAGTACTCGCTCGTCTACCTCGTCTACAACACGATTTCCAACCTGCTCACCCAGGCCGAGCAGGTCGCGTGCTTCCGCAACGCTGCCCGACACCTCACGCCCGGCGGCCGGTTCGTGATCGAGCTCTGGGTACCTGAGCTGCGCAAGCTCCCGCCGGGCCAGCAAGCCACGGTCTGGCATTCCGAGCCCGGCTACATCGGCCTGGACACCTACGACGTCCTGCGCCAGCACGTCGTGTCCCACCATTTCACGTTCGGTGAGGGCACACAGGCTCAGGTGTTCCGCAGTCCGCACCGCTACATCTGGCCGGCCGAGCTCGACCTCATGGCGCAACTGACCGGGTTCGAGCTGGAGACCAGGCATGCGGACTGGGCCGGAGCCGACTTCACGGCCGAGTCGCGTTCCCACGTGTCCGTCTATCGCATCCCGCCACGCCAGTAG
- a CDS encoding NADH-quinone oxidoreductase subunit N: MSLVQSVDNVALLPAYLAAGTAVLVLLADLLLARAGATVAAAAAGSVATAAGAAVVGAGGERRTFCVGGDCSWVFNGRAALVAAVFALLTLGVLALSGPLLRAGRTPVGEYCFLLACAMTGGVVLGAAGDLITLIVALETLTLPLYVLVGLRRGSLASAEAAVTFFVVSVVATTLTLLGAALLYAVTGGLHLDRLGATLTGRPELLDLPLTTVAVALVVLGLAFKVAAVPFHAWAPATYDGAPLPVAAYLSTASKLGGVVALLAVVQRALPATVTGPVLALLAVLTMTVGNLVALRQRRTVRLLAWSSVAQAGYILAPLGALALAVGRTADARAGAYAAAVAYAIFFVVLELAAFAAVVALRPADADGGTLDDLRGAARRHPWVGGALALALIGLAGLPPGLAGLFAKVTVVRSLLDGHAGWLALVVAVNAVLGLAYYLRVAATLWAAPDAAARPAPAEGPAGARPAASVGLALAVATVVAVVVGFAPQLLLDLVAR; the protein is encoded by the coding sequence GTGAGCCTGGTGCAGAGCGTGGACAACGTGGCGCTGCTGCCGGCGTACCTGGCCGCCGGCACCGCCGTACTCGTGCTCCTGGCCGACCTGTTGCTGGCCCGGGCCGGCGCGACGGTGGCCGCGGCCGCCGCGGGCTCCGTCGCCACCGCGGCGGGTGCGGCGGTGGTCGGGGCGGGCGGCGAGCGGCGCACCTTCTGCGTCGGCGGTGACTGCTCCTGGGTCTTCAACGGCCGCGCTGCCCTGGTCGCGGCGGTCTTCGCGCTGCTCACCCTCGGGGTGCTGGCGTTGTCGGGGCCGCTGCTGCGGGCCGGCCGCACGCCGGTGGGGGAGTACTGCTTCCTCCTCGCCTGCGCGATGACCGGTGGCGTGGTGCTCGGCGCGGCCGGCGACCTGATCACCCTGATCGTGGCGCTGGAGACGCTCACCCTGCCGCTCTACGTCCTGGTCGGGCTGCGCCGGGGCAGCCTGGCCAGCGCCGAGGCGGCGGTGACCTTCTTCGTGGTCAGCGTGGTGGCGACCACGCTGACCCTGCTCGGCGCGGCCCTGCTCTACGCGGTGACCGGCGGGCTGCACCTCGATCGGCTCGGCGCCACCCTCACCGGGCGGCCGGAGCTGCTGGACCTGCCGCTGACCACGGTCGCGGTGGCGCTGGTGGTGCTCGGCCTGGCGTTCAAGGTGGCGGCGGTGCCGTTCCACGCCTGGGCCCCGGCCACGTACGACGGCGCGCCGCTGCCGGTGGCCGCGTACCTGTCGACCGCGTCGAAGCTGGGTGGGGTGGTCGCCCTGCTCGCCGTGGTCCAGCGGGCGCTGCCGGCCACCGTCACCGGTCCGGTGCTGGCCCTGCTCGCCGTGCTCACCATGACCGTCGGCAACCTGGTGGCGCTGCGCCAGCGGCGTACCGTCCGGCTGCTCGCCTGGTCCTCGGTGGCCCAGGCCGGCTACATCCTCGCCCCGCTCGGCGCGCTCGCGCTGGCGGTCGGCCGCACCGCCGACGCCCGCGCCGGCGCTTACGCGGCCGCGGTCGCGTACGCGATCTTCTTCGTGGTGCTGGAGCTGGCCGCCTTCGCGGCGGTGGTGGCCCTGCGCCCGGCGGACGCCGACGGCGGCACCCTGGACGACCTGCGCGGGGCGGCCCGCCGGCACCCGTGGGTCGGCGGCGCGCTCGCGCTCGCGCTGATCGGGCTCGCCGGGCTGCCGCCCGGGCTGGCCGGGCTCTTCGCCAAGGTGACCGTGGTCCGGTCGCTGCTGGACGGCCACGCCGGGTGGCTCGCCCTGGTGGTGGCGGTCAACGCGGTGCTCGGCCTCGCCTACTACCTGCGCGTCGCGGCCACCCTCTGGGCCGCCCCGGACGCCGCCGCCCGGCCCGCCCCGGCGGAGGGACCGGCCGGGGCCCGCCCGGCCGCGAGCGTCGGGCTGGCCCTGGCGGTTGCGACCGTGGTGGCCGTGGTGGTCGGTTTCGCCCCGCAACTCCTGCTCGACCTGGTGGCCCGCTGA
- a CDS encoding epoxide hydrolase family protein encodes MSNDNEIRPFRLDTPEEAIADMRRRIAATRWPNRELVTDRSQGVQVATVQELARYWTTEHDWRAFEAKLNALPQYTTDIDGVEIHFIHVRSQHENALPLIMTHGWPGSVVELLGVVGPLTDPTAHGGTPEDAFHLVLPSLPGYGFSGEPTELGWENGRIARAWAELMDRLGYPRYVAQGGDVGAAVTDAMGRQGPEGLLGIHVNLLAGAIGLKDQLPAESEQERAAHDALNTFTTDGFGYFLEQSTRPQTIGYSLLDSPVGLAAWMLDHDTDSYYKISRAFVDGKPVGGLTRDTIVDNITLYWLTGTGASAARWYWEFGRFLAAAGAAGQAPPPVSVPVGFTTFPGELWAAPRSWVETVYPDLAYFNEVDKGGHFAAWEEPELFSAEVRAAFRPLRKS; translated from the coding sequence ATGTCGAACGACAACGAAATCCGCCCCTTCCGGCTCGACACGCCGGAAGAAGCGATCGCCGACATGCGTCGCCGGATCGCGGCCACGCGCTGGCCCAACCGAGAGCTGGTCACCGATCGCTCCCAGGGCGTGCAGGTGGCGACGGTCCAGGAGCTGGCCCGCTACTGGACGACCGAGCACGACTGGCGCGCGTTCGAGGCGAAGCTGAACGCCCTGCCGCAGTACACGACCGACATCGACGGCGTGGAGATCCACTTCATCCACGTGCGGTCGCAGCACGAGAACGCCCTGCCGCTGATCATGACGCACGGCTGGCCAGGCTCGGTCGTCGAGCTGCTCGGGGTCGTCGGCCCGCTCACCGACCCGACCGCGCACGGCGGCACCCCCGAGGACGCCTTCCACCTGGTGCTGCCGTCCTTGCCCGGCTACGGCTTCTCGGGCGAGCCGACCGAGCTCGGCTGGGAGAACGGCCGCATCGCCCGCGCGTGGGCGGAGCTGATGGACCGCCTCGGCTACCCGCGCTACGTCGCCCAGGGGGGCGACGTGGGCGCCGCCGTCACGGACGCAATGGGCCGCCAAGGACCCGAGGGGTTGCTCGGCATCCACGTCAACTTGCTCGCCGGGGCGATCGGTCTCAAGGACCAACTGCCGGCGGAGTCCGAGCAGGAACGCGCGGCGCACGACGCGCTCAACACATTCACGACGGACGGCTTCGGCTACTTCCTGGAGCAGTCCACCCGGCCGCAGACGATCGGCTACTCCCTGCTGGATTCACCCGTCGGGCTGGCGGCCTGGATGCTCGACCACGACACGGACAGCTACTACAAGATCTCCCGCGCGTTCGTCGACGGCAAGCCCGTGGGCGGCCTCACCCGGGACACCATCGTCGACAACATCACGCTGTACTGGCTGACGGGCACCGGCGCCTCGGCCGCCCGGTGGTACTGGGAATTTGGACGGTTCCTGGCCGCAGCCGGTGCGGCCGGCCAGGCTCCTCCGCCGGTCTCGGTTCCGGTCGGCTTCACGACGTTCCCCGGCGAGCTCTGGGCTGCCCCGCGGAGCTGGGTCGAGACGGTCTACCCCGACCTCGCGTACTTCAACGAGGTCGACAAGGGTGGCCACTTCGCCGCCTGGGAGGAACCGGAGCTCTTCTCTGCCGAGGTGCGGGCCGCGTTCCGGCCGCTGCGGAAATCCTGA
- the htpX gene encoding zinc metalloprotease HtpX, whose translation MHHNRLKTAALLGLLTSLILAVGYWFGGSGGLVIAVVASLVMNGVTYFWSDKLALRSMRAQPVSEAEFPDLYRMVRELATEARQPMPRLYVSPTSQPNAFATGRNPQHAAVCVTQGITEILDYRELRGVIGHELSHVYNRDILISSVAAGLAGIITFLANIAWFIPLGSSDDEDAPNPAVLLLTLILGPIAATIIQLAISRSREFQADQSGAALSRDPLALASALRKIHMGTQARPLPAQGQLTSTAHLMIDNPFKRGGGIAALFSTHPRMEERVARLEQMAANSGPVQFQR comes from the coding sequence GTGCATCACAACCGTCTGAAGACCGCAGCGCTGCTCGGCCTGTTGACCTCGCTGATCCTCGCGGTCGGCTACTGGTTCGGCGGGAGCGGTGGCCTCGTCATCGCCGTCGTCGCCTCGTTGGTGATGAACGGCGTCACCTACTTCTGGTCCGACAAGCTCGCGCTGCGCTCGATGCGGGCGCAACCGGTCAGCGAGGCGGAGTTCCCCGACCTGTACCGGATGGTGCGTGAGCTGGCCACCGAGGCGCGGCAGCCGATGCCCCGCCTGTACGTCAGCCCGACGTCGCAGCCGAACGCGTTCGCCACGGGGCGCAACCCGCAGCACGCGGCGGTCTGCGTCACCCAGGGCATCACCGAGATCCTCGACTACCGCGAGCTGCGCGGGGTGATCGGACACGAGCTGTCGCACGTCTACAACCGGGACATCCTGATCTCCAGCGTGGCGGCCGGGCTGGCCGGCATCATCACCTTCCTGGCGAACATCGCCTGGTTCATCCCGCTGGGCTCCTCCGACGACGAGGACGCCCCGAACCCGGCCGTGCTGCTGCTCACCCTGATCCTCGGCCCGATCGCGGCGACCATCATCCAGCTGGCCATCAGCCGGAGCCGGGAGTTCCAGGCCGACCAGTCGGGTGCGGCGCTGAGCCGGGACCCGCTGGCCCTGGCGAGTGCGCTCCGGAAGATCCACATGGGCACCCAGGCGCGGCCGCTGCCGGCACAGGGGCAGCTGACCAGCACCGCCCACCTGATGATCGACAACCCGTTCAAGCGGGGCGGCGGCATCGCCGCGCTCTTCTCCACCCACCCGCGGATGGAGGAGCGGGTCGCCCGGCTGGAGCAGATGGCCGCCAACAGCGGTCCGGTGCAGTTCCAGCGCTGA
- a CDS encoding MFS transporter, with amino-acid sequence MAALRQYLGVWRIPGAPMLLILGIIGRLGIGMTPLALLLVVEQVTGRYSLAAVAGGIYALSGAALSPVAGRVADRVGPTPVLLATAVAHPLALFGLLGASRSEAGNLGLIYLAAGVAGATYPPLTAAIRGAWNDLTGPTSGRYHLRNTALAAETSLFEIVFVLGPLLVAAFVLAADAAAALVGAAVVTLVGTAAVALGRVMRGWRPHPREHHAKGLGPLRVGGFPALLLCVASLGIAFGAAGVIVPAFAGDATADDPESLAGVLLAVWGIGSAAGGFWFGVRRPAANMTRQFAWLLGAVAASFAVFAVMPGPAALGVALVLGGATIAPALTLENTLVGRIAPAGMLNEAYTWVVTMSVAASAAGGAVAGLIVDHAGGVPWAFLFAGSAVAVGAAVAALPAGPIARAEATAVRAEHPVAA; translated from the coding sequence GTGGCCGCACTGCGCCAGTACCTGGGCGTCTGGCGGATCCCCGGCGCGCCGATGCTGCTGATCCTCGGCATCATCGGTCGGCTCGGGATCGGCATGACCCCGCTGGCGCTGCTGCTCGTCGTCGAGCAGGTGACCGGGCGGTACTCGCTCGCCGCGGTCGCCGGCGGCATCTACGCGCTCTCCGGCGCCGCGCTCAGCCCGGTCGCCGGGCGGGTCGCCGACCGGGTCGGCCCGACCCCCGTGCTGCTGGCCACCGCCGTCGCCCACCCGCTCGCGCTCTTCGGGCTGCTCGGGGCCAGCCGCTCCGAGGCCGGCAACCTGGGCCTGATCTACCTGGCCGCCGGGGTCGCCGGCGCCACCTACCCGCCGCTGACCGCCGCCATCCGCGGCGCCTGGAACGACCTCACCGGCCCCACCTCCGGCCGGTACCACCTGCGCAACACCGCGCTCGCCGCGGAGACCTCGCTCTTCGAGATCGTCTTCGTGCTCGGCCCGCTGCTGGTGGCCGCGTTCGTGCTGGCCGCCGACGCTGCCGCCGCGCTCGTCGGCGCCGCCGTGGTCACCCTGGTCGGCACCGCCGCGGTGGCCCTCGGCCGGGTGATGCGCGGCTGGCGGCCGCACCCGCGCGAGCACCACGCCAAGGGCCTCGGTCCGCTGCGGGTGGGCGGCTTCCCCGCGCTGCTGCTCTGCGTCGCCAGCCTCGGCATCGCGTTCGGCGCGGCCGGGGTGATCGTGCCGGCCTTCGCCGGCGACGCCACCGCCGACGACCCGGAGAGCCTCGCCGGCGTGCTGCTGGCCGTCTGGGGCATCGGCAGCGCCGCGGGCGGCTTCTGGTTCGGCGTACGCCGGCCGGCGGCCAACATGACCCGCCAGTTCGCCTGGCTGCTCGGCGCGGTGGCCGCCAGCTTCGCCGTCTTCGCGGTGATGCCGGGCCCGGCGGCGCTGGGCGTCGCGCTGGTCCTCGGCGGCGCCACCATCGCGCCCGCGCTGACCCTGGAGAACACCCTGGTCGGGCGGATCGCCCCGGCCGGCATGCTGAACGAGGCGTACACCTGGGTGGTCACCATGTCGGTGGCGGCGAGCGCCGCCGGCGGCGCGGTGGCCGGCCTGATCGTCGACCACGCCGGCGGCGTGCCCTGGGCGTTCCTCTTCGCCGGGTCGGCGGTCGCCGTCGGCGCCGCGGTCGCCGCGCTCCCCGCCGGCCCCATCGCCCGCGCCGAGGCCACCGCGGTACGCGCCGAGCACCCGGTCGCCGCCTGA
- a CDS encoding TetR/AcrR family transcriptional regulator produces MDAMAALVATHGLVAVTMSQIAQQAGIGRATLYKYFPDAQAVLTAWHERQITTHLDQLTAAVDPAAPAIARLEAVLHTYAHIQHHSARHHGGELAALLHRSEHVDRAQQRLRGFVQDLIAEAVRDGDLRDDVATDELATYCLHALTAAGTVPRPEAVQRLVTVTLAGLTARRR; encoded by the coding sequence ATGGACGCCATGGCCGCCCTGGTGGCCACGCACGGGCTGGTCGCGGTGACGATGTCGCAAATCGCCCAACAGGCCGGCATCGGACGCGCCACGCTGTACAAGTACTTCCCGGACGCGCAGGCCGTTCTCACCGCCTGGCACGAACGCCAGATCACCACACACCTCGACCAGCTCACCGCCGCCGTCGACCCCGCCGCCCCAGCCATCGCGCGCCTGGAAGCTGTCCTGCACACCTACGCGCACATCCAGCACCACTCGGCGCGCCACCATGGCGGCGAACTCGCCGCGCTGCTGCATCGCAGCGAACACGTCGACCGCGCCCAGCAACGACTACGCGGCTTCGTCCAAGACCTGATCGCCGAGGCTGTGCGAGACGGCGATCTCCGCGACGACGTGGCCACCGACGAATTGGCCACCTACTGCCTGCATGCCCTCACAGCAGCCGGCACCGTCCCCCGTCCAGAGGCCGTCCAGCGCCTGGTCACCGTCACCCTGGCCGGGCTGACCGCCCGTCGCCGGTAA
- a CDS encoding DUF2218 domain-containing protein — MPVLQAQIQTDRATRYLVQFCKHAAAMGSGGHSARMHLHMRREVQVAAEWTDTSGSVTFGPWGRARLTADGNSLTVRIEAADGDRLTQIRDIITRDFERFSRRDPLAVAWQRLESPDSAPLRDAVGVPSGQRRGFPRSHLQTAVLALAVVLVVALHVGLAGSIVAESRWTGLAANVVVALVALKIALIAVARFKIRQRRATKRPDHT, encoded by the coding sequence GTGCCAGTCCTGCAAGCCCAGATCCAGACCGACAGAGCCACTCGCTACCTCGTCCAGTTCTGCAAGCACGCCGCCGCCATGGGCAGCGGTGGCCACTCTGCCCGCATGCACTTGCACATGCGCCGGGAGGTGCAGGTGGCCGCGGAGTGGACCGACACCAGCGGAAGTGTCACCTTCGGCCCGTGGGGCCGGGCCAGGCTCACCGCCGACGGCAACTCCCTTACTGTGCGCATCGAGGCTGCGGACGGAGACCGCCTGACTCAGATCCGCGACATCATCACCCGCGATTTCGAGCGGTTCAGCCGCCGCGACCCTCTGGCCGTAGCCTGGCAGCGGCTCGAATCCCCCGATTCGGCCCCCCTCCGAGACGCCGTCGGCGTGCCATCTGGACAACGGCGGGGCTTCCCGCGATCCCACCTCCAGACCGCTGTCCTCGCGTTGGCCGTGGTCCTGGTCGTCGCTCTGCATGTGGGGCTGGCGGGCTCGATCGTGGCGGAGTCGCGGTGGACCGGCCTAGCCGCGAACGTCGTCGTGGCGCTCGTTGCTCTCAAGATCGCGCTGATCGCCGTGGCCCGCTTCAAAATCCGTCAGCGCAGGGCCACCAAGCGCCCTGACCACACCTGA
- a CDS encoding IS630 family transposase, giving the protein MPRTGRPTPPLTLTDEERATLTRWSRRAKTAQVLAMRSRIILACADGGSNTDVATALGVHLSTVGKWRRRFLKLRLDGLIDEPRPGRPPSIGLDRVEEVVVATLEQTPRNATHWSRTSMAEKSGLSKSTVGRIWRDFGLKPHLADTFKLSTDPQFIEKVVDVVGLYHNPPERAVVLCVDEKSQIQALDRSQPVLPMMPGMPERRTHDYARNGITSLFAAFNIADGTVIGELHRQHRATEFKKFLATIDKAVPADLDVHLVCDNYGTHKTPAVRAWLARHPRFHMHFTPTGSSWINQVERWFGYLTEQKIRRGAHKSVHSLEADIRTWIADWNTNPRPFTWTKTAEEILESLARFCRRISSAAH; this is encoded by the coding sequence ATGCCGAGGACTGGGCGTCCCACCCCGCCGCTGACGTTGACCGATGAAGAACGTGCGACATTGACCCGATGGTCGCGGCGGGCGAAGACGGCGCAGGTCCTCGCGATGCGCTCCCGGATCATTCTGGCCTGCGCCGATGGCGGCTCGAACACTGATGTGGCAACGGCACTGGGTGTTCATCTGTCCACGGTGGGGAAATGGCGTCGCCGATTTTTGAAGCTGCGGCTGGACGGACTGATCGACGAGCCGCGGCCGGGTCGTCCTCCGTCCATCGGTTTGGACCGGGTCGAAGAGGTCGTCGTCGCCACCTTGGAGCAGACGCCACGTAACGCCACCCACTGGTCGCGTACCTCCATGGCGGAGAAGTCCGGACTGTCGAAGTCCACCGTCGGACGGATCTGGCGGGACTTCGGCCTCAAGCCGCATCTGGCCGACACGTTCAAGCTCTCCACGGATCCGCAGTTCATCGAGAAGGTCGTCGACGTGGTCGGGCTCTACCACAACCCGCCCGAACGGGCCGTGGTGCTCTGCGTGGATGAGAAGTCGCAGATCCAGGCCCTGGACCGGTCCCAGCCGGTGCTGCCGATGATGCCCGGCATGCCCGAACGCCGCACCCACGACTACGCCCGCAACGGCATCACCAGCCTGTTCGCCGCGTTCAACATCGCCGACGGCACCGTCATCGGCGAACTGCACCGCCAGCACCGCGCGACCGAGTTCAAGAAGTTCCTGGCCACGATCGACAAAGCCGTGCCAGCCGATCTGGACGTGCACCTGGTCTGCGACAACTACGGCACCCACAAGACCCCCGCCGTGCGGGCGTGGCTGGCCCGCCATCCCCGCTTCCACATGCACTTCACACCGACCGGTTCCTCCTGGATCAACCAGGTCGAACGCTGGTTCGGCTACCTCACAGAGCAGAAGATCCGCCGCGGCGCCCACAAGAGCGTTCACAGCCTGGAAGCCGACATCCGCACCTGGATCGCAGACTGGAACACCAACCCCAGGCCCTTCACCTGGACCAAGACCGCCGAGGAGATTCTCGAATCACTCGCACGATTTTGTAGGCGGATTTCTAGCGCAGCACACTAG
- a CDS encoding YajQ family cyclic di-GMP-binding protein, which translates to MAANPSFDIVSKVDRQEVDNALHQAEKELAQRFDFRGTGAEISWSGEEAISLQAETEERVRAALDVFKEKLVKRNISLKSLDAGDPRASGKVFKIDAKVIQGIETDKAKAISKKIRDEGPKGVQAQIQGDQLRVTGKKKDDLQAVIALLKGEDFGVALQFTNYR; encoded by the coding sequence ATGGCAGCGAACCCGTCGTTCGACATCGTGAGCAAGGTCGACCGCCAGGAGGTCGACAACGCCCTCCATCAGGCGGAAAAGGAGCTCGCGCAGCGGTTCGACTTCCGCGGCACCGGCGCCGAGATCTCCTGGTCGGGCGAGGAGGCGATCAGCCTCCAGGCGGAGACCGAGGAGCGGGTCCGGGCGGCGCTGGACGTCTTCAAGGAGAAGCTGGTCAAGCGGAACATCTCGCTCAAGTCGCTGGACGCCGGCGACCCCCGCGCCTCGGGCAAGGTCTTCAAGATCGACGCCAAGGTGATCCAGGGCATCGAGACGGACAAGGCGAAGGCGATCAGCAAGAAGATCCGTGACGAGGGCCCGAAGGGCGTGCAGGCGCAGATCCAGGGCGACCAGCTCCGGGTCACCGGCAAGAAGAAGGACGACCTCCAGGCGGTCATCGCGCTACTCAAGGGCGAGGACTTCGGCGTCGCGCTGCAGTTCACCAACTACAGGTAA
- a CDS encoding low temperature requirement protein A, translating to MGRPSEPAQTGGIMRGEEEAQQASFLELFFDLVLVFALVGVVSRIVPDLLSDNVRLRWLSLLYTVVLALPLLWLWTTTAYLTSRFDYRNRWIQLLVLVSAFGLLIMATSLYQFEQRGATFAIVYVVLHIGRPLVLRPLLREHENVRALYTRLAIWASISGVIWLAGAAMRGNYRLALWLIAITVDLVVARFRWPVPGMGRPPTSAWAMSSSRYLPERYQQLLLIALGETVLSIGLTYATHPTTLAAKAALVVTFLSSVLMWRIYFYRAGQVLAEAVEMSTNRAAAGGIVGVAHLLMVLGITLAAAGSEIVLANPQGPSVPAWLFVILGGPAVFLFGRSRLERVVFNRLAVRRLVGIGVLVLLAPPLFFGPPLLAAIAAAVVLLGVAVADARRAAGRPPEAPSPSA from the coding sequence ATGGGGCGACCATCGGAGCCGGCGCAGACCGGGGGCATCATGCGCGGCGAGGAGGAGGCCCAGCAGGCCAGCTTCCTGGAGCTGTTCTTCGACCTGGTGCTGGTCTTCGCCCTGGTCGGGGTCGTCAGCCGGATCGTGCCGGACCTGCTCTCCGACAACGTGCGCCTGCGCTGGCTGTCGCTGCTGTACACGGTCGTTCTTGCCCTGCCGTTGCTGTGGCTCTGGACCACCACCGCGTACCTCACCAGCCGCTTCGACTACCGCAACCGCTGGATTCAGCTGCTGGTCCTGGTCAGCGCGTTCGGCCTGCTGATCATGGCGACGTCCCTGTACCAGTTCGAGCAACGCGGCGCCACCTTCGCCATTGTGTACGTGGTGCTGCACATCGGACGCCCCTTGGTGCTCCGGCCGTTGTTACGGGAGCACGAGAACGTACGGGCGCTCTACACCCGCCTGGCCATCTGGGCCAGCATCTCCGGCGTCATCTGGCTCGCCGGGGCGGCGATGCGCGGAAACTACCGGCTGGCCCTGTGGTTGATCGCCATCACCGTGGACCTGGTCGTAGCGCGGTTCAGATGGCCGGTACCCGGCATGGGCCGACCACCGACCAGCGCGTGGGCGATGTCCAGCAGCCGATACCTCCCCGAGCGCTACCAGCAACTGTTGTTGATCGCGCTCGGCGAGACGGTGCTGTCCATCGGCCTCACCTACGCCACCCACCCCACCACGCTCGCCGCAAAGGCGGCCCTGGTGGTCACATTCCTGTCGTCCGTGCTGATGTGGCGGATCTACTTCTATCGCGCTGGCCAGGTGCTGGCCGAGGCCGTCGAGATGTCGACGAACCGGGCAGCTGCCGGCGGGATCGTCGGCGTGGCCCATCTGCTCATGGTGCTCGGCATCACCTTGGCCGCGGCCGGCTCGGAAATCGTGTTGGCGAATCCCCAGGGGCCCTCCGTGCCGGCCTGGCTCTTCGTCATCCTCGGCGGGCCGGCGGTCTTCCTGTTCGGCCGCAGTCGGCTGGAACGGGTCGTCTTCAACCGGCTCGCCGTGCGCCGGCTCGTCGGCATCGGCGTTCTGGTCCTGCTGGCGCCGCCGCTGTTCTTCGGCCCGCCGCTGCTCGCCGCCATCGCCGCTGCGGTCGTGCTGCTCGGGGTCGCCGTCGCGGACGCTCGACGCGCCGCCGGCCGCCCACCGGAGGCCCCGTCCCCGTCCGCCTAG